One Phaseolus vulgaris cultivar G19833 chromosome 11, P. vulgaris v2.0, whole genome shotgun sequence genomic window carries:
- the LOC137806239 gene encoding uncharacterized protein, giving the protein MTGNDRNAQEETSRPDPMTLILKMQQEMEALRKKNAQMKEKLAKKPEIPEAMDNIPSRDHANTDTHEAGSSYQENVRPTSNNALNTTPRRSPFTETILEVPLPGTWNNPTLDKYDGSTDPDEHVNAYLTQVGLHTAEDALWCRIFPTSLKGAALSWFTRLQAQSIDCFDTLAAKFGAQFTTSRPHHLTSIALVNIRQEKSETLRAFMNRFSKTALDIRNLSPEVAMHHMVTALKPGPFSDSLCMQPAATLDELRQRATKYMQLEELKEFRSRAQAPDEPERRRDRSRPTHFGKPRDLPRGPRFNRYTPLTAERSKVLEEALNADLLKAPSRTPTPLSADQTKHCRYHRNFGHTTEDCWALKDKIEELIQAGHLRRFVQTSREERKNEVDLEKREGRRDTQANEQRGRRGRDGREGRGARDHRRTMPVRGVINTIAGGFAGGGTTSSS; this is encoded by the coding sequence ATGACGGGTAACGATAGGAATGCACAAGAAGAAACCAGCCGTCCAGACCCTATGacgttaatcttgaagatgcaGCAGGAAATGGAAGCTTTGAGGAAGAAGAATGCTCAGATGAAAGAAAAGCTTGCTAAGAAGCCGGAAATACCGGAAGCTATGGATAATATCCCCTCAAGAGATCATGCGAACACGGATACACATGAGGCCGGGAGCTCGTATCAAGAAAACGTAAGGCCGACCTCAAATAATGCGCTAAACACGACGCCTAGAAGAAGCCCCTTCACTGAAACCATCCTTGAAGTCCCCTTGCCGGGAACCTGGAACAACCCCACGTTGGACAAGTATGATGGGTCCACGGATCCGGATGAGCATGTAAATGCGTACCTGACACAGGTCGGCTTGCATACCGCGGAAGACGCGTTGTGGTGCCGAATATTCCCCACCTCACTTAAGGGGGCAGCCTTGAGCTGGTTTACTCGACTGCAAGCTCAATCTATAGATTGCTTCGACACGCTTGCGGCTAAGTTTGGAGCACAGTTCACTACCAGCCGACCACACCACCTCACCTCGATCGCCTTAGTGAATATTCGGCAAGAGAAGTCGGAGACCTTGAGGGCCTTCATGAACAGATTCAGCAAAACAGCGTTAGACATACGAAACCTAAGTCCCGAAGTGGCGATGCACCACATGGTGACTGCGCTGAAGCCGGGACCATTCTCGGACAGTTTATGCATGCAACCGGCCGCAACATTGGATGAGTTGCGCCAAAGAGCCACCAAATACATGCAGCTGGAGGAATTGAAAGAGTTTCGGAGTAGAGCTCAGGCGCCCGACGAACCTGAGAGGAGGAGAGACAGAAGCAGGCCAACACATTTTGGGAAGCCCAGAGACTTACCCAGGGGACCACGTTTCAACCGTTACACCCCCTTGACTGCTGAAAGGTCAAAGGTCTTAGAGGAAGCTCTCAATGCAGATCTCCTGAAGGCACCAAGCAGGACTCCTACTCCGTTGAGTGCCGACCAAACCAAGCATTGTCGATACCACCGCAATTTTGGGCACACAACGGAAGATTGTTGGGCACTGAAGGATAAAATTGAAGAGCTCATCCAAGCTGGTCATCTGCGACGCTTTGTCCAGACAAGCCGAGAGGAGAGGAAAAACGAAGTTGATCTGGAAAAGAGAGAAGGGCGTAGGGACACGCAGGCAAACGAGCAGAGAGGCCGAAGAGGCCGGGACGGCCGAGAAGGACGAGGAGCAAGAGATCATCGAAGAACCATGCCGGTACGGGGAGTCATAAACACAATCGCCGGAGGTTTTGCGGGAGGAGGAACTACATCATCCTCCTGA